TACTGCTGTACTGTTGTATATGTTATTATTTGTTAATGTTACAGTAGCATTGTGTGTATTGAATATTGATCCAGCATTGGATGCTGTTTGATTTACAATCGTATTATTATCTATATATACTGTACTGTTTCCAGCTGCACAGACCAATGATCCTAGTGTAGCGTTACTATTTAATATAATATTATTTGTTAAATTGATAGTTGCAAGATGATCATTATATACTACGCCACCATAATTAGCAGCAGTATTATTTATAATAGTGTTATTTTCTATTAAAGCGGTTATGTTACTATAATAACCATAATTGTATATTAAACCACCCATATTTGTAGCAATGTTATTAAATATTGTATTATTGATTACTTCCATACGTCCATGGTTAGCTAATACGCCCCCAGTGGGTGCTGTATTATTATTAATTGTATTATATCTTAAAACAACTGTTCCGCCATTATTTAGGAATCCTGCAATATATTCTGCTCTGTTATTTTGAATTGTATTATTTTCTACTAATGAATAACCATCATTTACAATCACACCACCATCGAAAGATGCAATATTACTATCAAATAAATTATTACAAATAATACTATTACCTTTACTTTCAATTACAACTCCAGAAGGTCCATAGTTATTTAGGAATTTATTATTGGTTACATTAGTAAATCCTAAAGTATAGATTACTCCCCCATCATATGCATGATTAGACTGGAATATATTCTTAATTAATGTAATATTTCCATTTTTAGTATTATATATACAACCACCTTGTGATACTCCACTATTATTTATAAAAATGTTATTTATTAGTGTGGCATTTCCAAAGTTATATAATACTCCTCCAGATATGGCTGTGTTATTTATAATTGTTGTATTGATAATTGTTAATATTCCTGTATTATTTATAGCACTTATTCTTCTAATATTACCATTATCAGATAGTGTACTATCAGATATTGTTAAAGTACCTTGATTTTTTATAATTACCTTATTAGTAGTAATATCCTTAATTGTTAAATTATTTAGAGTTATGTTACCTGTATGGATATTAAGAAATGTATAATTTGTTCCTGTGAATGTTCTGTTGTTTCCTTCTATTATTAGATTTTTTGTTGAAGTATTGTTCCAATTTATTGTTTTAGTAATATTATAAATACTATCTCCAGATAAGTTGATTGTCATCTCATCATCAGTATAATTACTGTTAGTCATTGTATCATATAATTCGTCATAGTTGTTTACTGTGAGATTTATGCTTTTCTTTAGGTTTTTTGAAGTTTTATTTGAATTGATTGTTTTAGTATTGCTTGATGTTAATTGTTTATTATTATTTAAAACTTTTTGATTGTTAGAATTATTCATTTTATTTATTTGGTTATCATTTATATCCATATTATGTTCATAATTTGAAGTTGATAACTGATTAATACTATCTCCTTCAACAGAAGACGTTGTAGATTCAATAATATTTGAATCATCTAGACTATTTGTAGAGTTATCACTAGCTGCTCCTACAACGCCTAAACTTAATGTTACTATAATAATAAATAATGATAAACAAATACCCACATATTTATTCATAATTATCTAACTCAGTTAGTAATTTTTTTTCATATATCTAACATATCCTTATATGAAAATTATAAAGTATTAATAATTAGTTTTTATAATAATCAATACCAATAATAATATTGATGAGGATTATATTTATAATAACCTATAATTTTTTATTCAATGTAAAAAAATATGAAAAATAAATAATAACACCCATTTAATAAAATATTTATAAAAATAACCGTGATATCCTTGAAATTACTTAGTATATTATCAATTGAAATATAAAATATACAATATTTAATAATATTTAGAAATAATTATATTTTAAAAAAATAAGGAATAAAGTTTTTGACAATATCTTATAAAAAAATATAAGACATTAAATAATTTTATTTTAAAAAATAAGGAATAAAGTTTTTGATAATACCTTATAAAAGAATATAAGACATTAAATAATTATAAAAAAAATAATTCGTTGAAATAGAATGAATGAAATTAAAAAAAAAGAGAGGAGAAATATTTTTTAAACTAATCATGTCTTTGGATTAGTTGTAGTGTTTAACACATCTTCAAATTCAAGATCAGCTTCCCATTTTGATTTACATTCACATGTGAATTCTTCTAATTCTTTCGGAATTTCTTGTTTTAAATTAGATTCAATGATTAATTCTTTAAGTTTTGAATTACATTTTTTACAATTAAATGGTCCTCTTCTAGTACCAAATCCTGCAGTATCCATTATCATTGGTATATCCACATTTTTTCGAACTTGTTTTATTATTTCAATTGTACTCCAAATCCACGGTGGATTATAAGAACCTCTTTTCCATAGATAATCCATTAATGTACCTGCATGTACTGTAGCCGGACAATATGCTAATCTCTTTACACCTACTTCTTTTGCATATTTAGCTGAATCTATTGATTCTTGAATAGCTTTTTTTTCAGGAAGTAATATTGGTTTAACCAGTAGATATGCTTTTGCTCTAATATCATATTCCTTAATATTATTGATTATGTTAACAGATTTTTCAAATGATTCATTTGTTATACCCTTATTTATTTTATTTAGACGAGTATCCTCATTAAGAGTCTCAACACCTATACCAATTTCAAATATTTTATCAGGAATAATAGAACCTAGTCGTTTAAGTGAATCTTCATCAATGTATTCTGGTTTTGATTCTACAATAACCTCTTTAATATTATCATACTTGTTGAATTCATTGAAGATATGTTCTTGTACTTTTTCATCTACTTCATTAGTATTAAGAAAACTTCCTGAAACAAATAATTTTACAGCAACATTCTCATGTGAGGATATATCTGTTTTTTCAAGTTGTTTTTTCCATTCATTGTCAAATATTTCTATTAACTCGTTATCATCTATTTCACATAATGGTGAGTCTGCAATGTAACTACACATGGTACATCCACCACTTTTAGTAGCCCATTCACATCCGCTTGTAGGTAATACTATGAATATAGTATAACCAACACAATCATATAATCTATCTTTATTAGCCCAGCTTGCAGCATAGGCCTGTAATGGTTTTTTATCTTTTTTACGATCTCTTTTATTCTTAATGTTTTCTATAGAATGTTCGCGTATTTGTTTATTAATTGTTTGTACTTTCATATTATCCATCTTTTATTATTTTCTAGTTGAATGAATTTACAATGTCTTCTAATAATCTTAGAGATTTTACTCTATCCTTACCTATAGGTGAACCTACAACAAATTCATTAACACCAATATTTTCTAATATTTCTATTTTCTCAGATATTTGCTTTGGATTTCCACATACCGCAAAAGCATTAACCATGTCATTATCTATTAATGCAGTTGCTGTTTTAAAATCATATTTTGCAAGGCATTCTCTAATTTTCCCGGCTATATCCTGAGATATATTATGACGTTCCAAAACAACTTTTGGAGCTCCGGCTAAAATATAAGCTACCACAATTCTTGCATGATTATATGCTTTATCAATATCTTCATCTATACTACAGGCAGTATATGCTGCATAATTGAATTGGTTTGGTTTCACTGATGATTTCTCTAAACCTTTATTTATCAAAGGTATAGCAACCTCAAAATCCTTTGGATTAGATGCATTAATAAGTGTTCCATCAGCAACTTCACCAGAGGATTCTAACATTTTAGGTCCCTGAGCAGCCATATATATAGGAATTGAAGTTTGTACCTTTGAAGTACCACTTAAACAAGCCCCTTGTTCTATTTTATCACCACTTAATAAAGTTCTAATAGTATTAACCGCATTTTTAACTGTATTAACCGGTTTCTTCCATCTTAAATTAAGAGTTTCCATAGTGGCTTTATCACCAGGTCCTACACCTACAACAGCCCTACCATCAGAAATTTCATCTAATGTTGTTGTAGCTGCTGCTATTGTAACTGGATTACGTACATATGGATTAGAAACACCTGACCCCATCTTTATAGTACTTGTTTCATGAGCTGCTATTGCTAATACCTCAAATACATCCTTGTTATTATAATGATCAGTTATCCATACATTTTCAAAATTAATATCTTCAGCCACTCTTATTAATTCTAAAATATCATTAATTGGCTCATTAGGTAGCAGTTCTAAACTAAACTTCACAATATTCCTCCCTATAATTGTTTCCCTTAGTTATTATGAAAAAAGAATAAAAGTAAGTCAATCTCTTCATAATATAATATAAAAAAATATTTATCTATTATTATTTATTATATTTAAACTAATTTCTATATTTTATCATTTTGTTAAGATTCTATAAAATTAAATATTTCTATGTAAAGAATATTCTATATTTGATTTTCAATTTAGATACTTATCAACAAAAAAAATTAAGTAAGTTAACCAAGAAAAAGAGTATTATCATATTATCAGTTCGTACTAAAAAAAATTGTAAAATAAGTAATTAGTCCATATACCATTAATTAAGAATTAGGATTATGAATCATGTACTGTATAACATATAAAAGAATATAATAGAATTAATGTTAATTAATCCTATCTACTATTACTTTTATACAATTAATCTATTCAAATGATTCTTCATAGATTTTTACAACATCATCTACAGTAAACTTATAATGGTCTACTCCAAATAACATACCCATACTATCAAATGCTGTATGAGCCATTTTTTCAAATTCATCAGGACTTACATCATAATCAGACATTTTTATCTTATCTACTTTAATATCTTTATGGAATTGGTCTAATGCAGTTATAAAATCCATAGGGTCCTCAGAGTCTTCAATACCCATAACTTTTGCTAATTTGATAAATCTGTCATCACAAACATGTTTCTTGATTAAAAATGTAAAGTAAGCTTTACTTAGTAAAATTAAACCTAAACCATGTGGGAGATATGATGATATGCTGATAATGCATGTTCAAGAGAGTGTAAACTACTTGTATTTCCTACACTCATAACTAAACCTGATAAATAGCTTCCAAATGCTACTTTTTCTCTAGCTTCAATATCATTACCATTATTTACTGCTTTAGGTAAATATTCATGAATATTACGAATAGCTTCTAAAGCATACATATCAGAATACATGTTAACAATACCATTGATATACTTCAAGACTATGAGATATAGCATCAAATCCTTGGAATGCAGTGTATTTTTCTGGAACAGATACCATTAATTCAGGGTCTATGATTGAAAGTATTGGGAATAAATCTTCTCCAAAAATTGCTGTTTTTTCTTTAGTTTCATTGTTACTTATTACTGCACCCATATCTGCTTCAGATCCTGTTCCAGCAGTAGTAGGTATAGCTATTAAAGGTAATGCTTTATTTTCTGGAGTTTTTTTACCTCCTGTACCAAACTGAACATAATCCCATAATTTTCCAGGGTTGTTAGTAGCTAATGCAATTGCCTTAGAAGCATCCATTGCACTTCCACCACCAATGGCAATAATGATATCACAATTTTCTTCTTTTGCAATATCTGCACCTTTATCAACTGTTGTATTCAATGGATTTGGTTCAATCTCATCAAATAATACATATTCCATGCTTTTTTTATCTAAATTTCCAATTAATTTATCTAAATAACCATTTCTTTTCACTGATTTTCCATTGGTTGTAACGATTAATGCCTTTTTAGCATCAGGTAAAAATTCATAAAGATTATTTAATTTTCCACTACCAAATTCAATATGAGTAGATACTGTATCGAAAAAATTATTACTAGTTTTTAAAAATTTGTTTGACATAATTTATTCTCCTAGTTTAATAGAATCTTATCTTTATAAAATAAATATTAAAAAAAATTCAAGACTTTATATTATACTAATATATTTAAATATTTAAATATTTCTAATTATAATAAGTATAGTAAGAATAAACATAACAAGTTATTTTAAAAAAAAGAATCTTGTTTTCTAATTAATTAAATAAAAAAAAAGAATGTTATTATAAAAAAATAAAAAAAATAAATTAAAATGGTAGTTGAATATATTCATGAATTGTTCCACAGCTATTCCAATTTACAATATGTCCAAAGGTATTACTTGAAGATGTAGCATCACAATATACCCATTTATTATTAACATACGCTTTTACCCATACATGACCTACTACAAGTCCACTTCTAAATGTACATGTAGCATGACAGTATATAGCAGGAATATTTGCTGTACGTAACATAGCAATTAATAAATGTGACATGTCAACACAATTACCATATCCACGAGTTAAAGTACCAACCGCTCCATATCTAGTATTATAATATCCACTATAGTGAGTATTATCATTAACATAGTCAAATATTGCTACAGCTTGATTATATGTTCCAGATACTCCTTTAGTAGCTGCTGCAACAGCTTTTTTTATTGCTGAATTATTAACTTCACAATTAGTAGTTTTTTGAAGATATTTTGAATAACCAGCAGGTACTATATTAGTATTTGAACTTGAGTTATTTGTATTAAGACTATCTACGTCAATTACTGTTCCATAGTTAGAATATTCTCCATAATTATATATGTATGCAACTGCTCTTGTATAGAAATAAAAAGCATCATCAAAACTCATACTAGTACCATTAACTGTTATAGAATTAGGAGATCTTCCATTAATGATATAACACTTAACAATACTTCTAGCTAATCTACTGTAATCATCTTTTGTTATTTGAGTACCATTAGCACCACTAGATGTCTTAGATACATTATTAACTTTGAAATTACCTGCATAGTAAGAACTATTTGTACCATATACATTACATAATAGATATAAGAAATCTGTTGTTGTTACACTAGTTCCATCAATGTTAACAAAGTTAGGTAATCTACCATATTTCTCGATGAAATCTTTTGTATCATTAGCCTTTCTTAATATCTGTTCGTAGGTAAATTTCGTTAAATTATCTTGTACTCTTAACTTAGATGTAGCATTAGAACCATATAATGAAGAGCTACCCTCATAAATAACAGATAGGTCATGTGTTCTAAGACCTAATTTTCCACCATATGCAAATGTGGCAACACCATCATTTACAGATACAGTTTTAATAGTTGTACCGTCAATTTTAAATGTAACTTTTCCACTATCTGCAAGGGTACCGTTTGAACTAGTTACCTTTACATTAATAGTTAAGTTTCTGTATTTAACGAAATATATGTTATCTAAAGTAATTTTTGAACTTGACTTATTAACAGTTGAGTTCTTATCAGAATCATTTGAATTGAAATTATTTGTTGATATACTATTTACTTTAATCACGGTTCCATAATTGGAATATTCTCCATAATTATATATGTATGCAACTGCTCTTGTATAGAAATAAACTGCATCGTCAAAATTCATACTAGTACCATTAACTGTTATAGAATTAGGAGATCTTCCATTAATGATATAACACTTAACAATACTTCTAGCTAATCTACTATAATCACTTTTTGTTATTTGAGTACCATTAGCACCATTAGATGTCTTAGATAAATTATTATATTTGAAATTACCTGCATAGTAAGAATCATTTGTACCATATACATTACATAATAGATATAAGAAATCTGTTGTTGTTACACTAGTTCCATCAATGTTAACAAAGTTAGGTAATCTACCATATTTCTCGATGAAATCTTTTGTATCATTAGCCTTTCTTAATATCTGTTCGTAGGTAAATTTCGTTAAATTATCTTGTACTCTTAACTTAGATGTTGCATTAGAACTATATAATGAAGAACTACCTCCATAAATAACTGATAAATTACGTGTACCAAGAGCTAATCTTCCACCATATGCGAATTTAGCAACACCATTACTTACAGATACAGTTTTAATAGTTTTGCCATCAATTTTAAATGTAACTTTTCCACTATTTGCAAGGGTACCATTTGAACTAGTTACCTTTACATTAATAGTTAAATTTCGGTATTTAACAAAATATATGTTATCTAAAGTAATTTTTGAACTTGACTTTTTAACAGTTAATTTACTAGTTGCATTACCCGAATTTGTAAAACTTGATCCTCCAACTATAACTTGTATAGTATATGTTTGTATTTTTGAAGGAGCTATATAACTTATTTTAGCTACTCCTTTAGATACATTTGTAGAACCAATTGTTACACCATTTACTTTAAATGTAACTTTATTACCATCAACTGCATGACCATAAACATCTACAGCCTTAGCAGTTATTGTAACTTTATCCTTAGGTACAACAGTATAAGAGTCCATTGAAACTTTAATATTACTTTTTTCAATCTTTAAGTTAGAAGTTGCATTACCAGCTAAGCTAGTGTCTGTTTCTCCAACTTTAATCATCAAGGGATATGTTTTAGCACTGTACTTTGGAATTGTATATTTTAATGAAGCTACCCCATTAGTTATATTAGTATGACCAATAGTTACACTATTTAATTTATAAACTGCTGTAACATTATTTAAAGGTTTTCCATTAGTTAATCGTACAGTAGCATTAAGTGTGATTGTTTGATATGGGTGTGCTACATAAGAACCCATTTTAATTGTAATTTTTGATTTACTAGTGCTTGATTTAAGGTTTTTTGTTGTTGTCTTATTATTTGAAAGAGTATTGGTTTGTATGTTACTAGAAGTCTTGTTAATCACTTGATTATCCTTGGTATTTTCCCTTAGATCTGCTTCATTGCTTATATTATCATTCGTGGTTGATTTAATACTTGATTTTTCAGAAGTAACCTGACTAGAAGTATCACTTGTAGTGGTTGTTCCTATAGTAGCTTGACTTGATACGTCTTGAACATGAGTTCCTAAATCAGTTGTTGATACTGATGAATTTGATGTATCTGCTGCAGATACTGCAGTTAAACTAATAATCACAGCTACTAAAAAAATCAAAATCAAATTCCGCTTAATCTTACCGCCTCCTATAATAAACCAAAATATGAATT
This genomic interval from Candidatus Methanosphaera massiliense contains the following:
- a CDS encoding beta strand repeat-containing protein — its product is MNKYVGICLSLFIIIVTLSLGVVGAASDNSTNSLDDSNIIESTTSSVEGDSINQLSTSNYEHNMDINDNQINKMNNSNNQKVLNNNKQLTSSNTKTINSNKTSKNLKKSINLTVNNYDELYDTMTNSNYTDDEMTINLSGDSIYNITKTINWNNTSTKNLIIEGNNRTFTGTNYTFLNIHTGNITLNNLTIKDITTNKVIIKNQGTLTISDSTLSDNGNIRRISAINNTGILTIINTTIINNTAISGGVLYNFGNATLINNIFINNSGVSQGGCIYNTKNGNITLIKNIFQSNHAYDGGVIYTLGFTNVTNNKFLNNYGPSGVVIESKGNSIICNNLFDSNIASFDGGVIVNDGYSLVENNTIQNNRAEYIAGFLNNGGTVVLRYNTINNNTAPTGGVLANHGRMEVINNTIFNNIATNMGGLIYNYGYYSNITALIENNTIINNTAANYGGVVYNDHLATINLTNNIILNSNATLGSLVCAAGNSTVYIDNNTIVNQTASNAGSIFNTHNATVTLTNNNIYNSTAVLGGLVYTNSIHNVTLNGNNIQNTTANYGGVIYNVGVVVLNNNTIKNSVARTNSGLLYNRGNALLNGNAISNISSENAGLILNNKILVLNNNTITDNYVLNDTRFVIENYNTANITNNLFVNNTDNVKDMLLYSNNTENTYVSDNIYIDNLLNDTLIVPVNVTAHNND
- a CDS encoding archaeosine biosynthesis radical SAM protein RaSEA, whose translation is MKVQTINKQIREHSIENIKNKRDRKKDKKPLQAYAASWANKDRLYDCVGYTIFIVLPTSGCEWATKSGGCTMCSYIADSPLCEIDDNELIEIFDNEWKKQLEKTDISSHENVAVKLFVSGSFLNTNEVDEKVQEHIFNEFNKYDNIKEVIVESKPEYIDEDSLKRLGSIIPDKIFEIGIGVETLNEDTRLNKINKGITNESFEKSVNIINNIKEYDIRAKAYLLVKPILLPEKKAIQESIDSAKYAKEVGVKRLAYCPATVHAGTLMDYLWKRGSYNPPWIWSTIEIIKQVRKNVDIPMIMDTAGFGTRRGPFNCKKCNSKLKELIIESNLKQEIPKELEEFTCECKSKWEADLEFEDVLNTTTNPKT
- a CDS encoding 5,10-methylenetetrahydromethanopterin reductase gives rise to the protein MKFSLELLPNEPINDILELIRVAEDINFENVWITDHYNNKDVFEVLAIAAHETSTIKMGSGVSNPYVRNPVTIAAATTTLDEISDGRAVVGVGPGDKATMETLNLRWKKPVNTVKNAVNTIRTLLSGDKIEQGACLSGTSKVQTSIPIYMAAQGPKMLESSGEVADGTLINASNPKDFEVAIPLINKGLEKSSVKPNQFNYAAYTACSIDEDIDKAYNHARIVVAYILAGAPKVVLERHNISQDIAGKIRECLAKYDFKTATALIDNDMVNAFAVCGNPKQISEKIEILENIGVNEFVVGSPIGKDRVKSLRLLEDIVNSFN
- a CDS encoding dehydroquinate synthase/iron-containing alcohol dehydrogenase family protein — protein: MISISSYLPHGLGLILLSKAYFTFLIKKHVCDDRFIKLAKVMGIEDSEDPMDFITALDQFHKDIKVDKIKMSDYDVSPDEFEKMAHTAFDSMGMLFGVDHYKFTVDDVVKIYEESFE
- a CDS encoding iron-containing alcohol dehydrogenase — encoded protein: MYSDMYALEAIRNIHEYLPKAVNNGNDIEAREKVAFGSYLSGLVMSVGNTSSLHSLEHALSAYHHISHMV
- a CDS encoding iron-containing alcohol dehydrogenase, translating into MSNKFLKTSNNFFDTVSTHIEFGSGKLNNLYEFLPDAKKALIVTTNGKSVKRNGYLDKLIGNLDKKSMEYVLFDEIEPNPLNTTVDKGADIAKEENCDIIIAIGGGSAMDASKAIALATNNPGKLWDYVQFGTGGKKTPENKALPLIAIPTTAGTGSEADMGAVISNNETKEKTAIFGEDLFPILSIIDPELMVSVPEKYTAFQGFDAISHSLEVYQWYC
- a CDS encoding pseudomurein-binding repeat-containing protein; this translates as MIFLVAVIISLTAVSAADTSNSSVSTTDLGTHVQDVSSQATIGTTTTSDTSSQVTSEKSSIKSTTNDNISNEADLRENTKDNQVINKTSSNIQTNTLSNNKTTTKNLKSSTSKSKITIKMGSYVAHPYQTITLNATVRLTNGKPLNNVTAVYKLNSVTIGHTNITNGVASLKYTIPKYSAKTYPLMIKVGETDTSLAGNATSNLKIEKSNIKVSMDSYTVVPKDKVTITAKAVDVYGHAVDGNKVTFKVNGVTIGSTNVSKGVAKISYIAPSKIQTYTIQVIVGGSSFTNSGNATSKLTVKKSSSKITLDNIYFVKYRNLTINVKVTSSNGTLANSGKVTFKIDGKTIKTVSVSNGVAKFAYGGRLALGTRNLSVIYGGSSSLYSSNATSKLRVQDNLTKFTYEQILRKANDTKDFIEKYGRLPNFVNIDGTSVTTTDFLYLLCNVYGTNDSYYAGNFKYNNLSKTSNGANGTQITKSDYSRLARSIVKCYIINGRSPNSITVNGTSMNFDDAVYFYTRAVAYIYNYGEYSNYGTVIKVNSISTNNFNSNDSDKNSTVNKSSSKITLDNIYFVKYRNLTINVKVTSSNGTLADSGKVTFKIDGTTIKTVSVNDGVATFAYGGKLGLRTHDLSVIYEGSSSLYGSNATSKLRVQDNLTKFTYEQILRKANDTKDFIEKYGRLPNFVNIDGTSVTTTDFLYLLCNVYGTNSSYYAGNFKVNNVSKTSSGANGTQITKDDYSRLARSIVKCYIINGRSPNSITVNGTSMSFDDAFYFYTRAVAYIYNYGEYSNYGTVIDVDSLNTNNSSSNTNIVPAGYSKYLQKTTNCEVNNSAIKKAVAAATKGVSGTYNQAVAIFDYVNDNTHYSGYYNTRYGAVGTLTRGYGNCVDMSHLLIAMLRTANIPAIYCHATCTFRSGLVVGHVWVKAYVNNKWVYCDATSSSNTFGHIVNWNSCGTIHEYIQLPF